The Ochotona princeps isolate mOchPri1 chromosome 26, mOchPri1.hap1, whole genome shotgun sequence genome contains a region encoding:
- the LOC101524628 gene encoding cytochrome c oxidase subunit 7A2, mitochondrial-like, translated as MLWNLLALGQITQRTINTASRRHIENEVLEKQKLFLEDNGIPVHLKGGVADALLYRATMVLAVGGTAYTIYQLTMASFPKKQD; from the coding sequence ATGTTGTGGAATCTGCTGGCTCTTGGTCAGATTACCCAGAGAACCATAAACACTGCTTCACGCAGGCATATTGAAAATGAAGTTCTGGAGAAACAAAAGCTGTTTCTGGAGGATAATGGAATTCCAGTGCATCTAAAGGGTGGGGTTGCTGATGCCCTCTTGTATAGAGCCACCATGGTTCTTGCAGTTGGTGGAACAGCATACACCATATATCAGCTGACAATGGCTTCATTTCCCAAGAAGCAGGATTGA